The following is a genomic window from Nicotiana tabacum cultivar K326 chromosome 3, ASM71507v2, whole genome shotgun sequence.
tatgagtttcagttatgacaAATCAACTTATTATGAGTACCCATTTCAGTCTAATCCTATTCactattccagtatcatgtactGGCTCATTATTTTAGTATCATGTactgcagtatgattctcagttcctaatttttatatttttgaaagttgaacacctgtatttgggcctgaggccgcagtttatgttttatgtatctttgggcctgaggctgcaattatgtatacgtatacttgggcccgaggccgcagttgtgcacatatatacataaatatattggGTCTGAGGCCACCATTTAATATTTAgttaaacaggttgttcatcatttagaagagggagtattcatatccttacttccttgttcAGTTACCAGTTTATCAGCTAGAAGTTCAATTtcagtttcagtatttacagttCTTTTCTTTAGCTGTTTTACATagtagtgcaattcaaatgtactgacgtcctcttttgcccggggcctacatctcgcgatgcaggtaacaattttcaggttgacgattctacttgctaggacatctcgtatcagctattggtGAGCCCCAGTCTTTCGAGGCCTTAtctctcttttgttttagtcATTATAGTATTTCAGTTAATAAGGTATACCGGGGAACTTGTCCCGGTAAACAGTTAGCATTTTCAGTGttctttagaggcttcgtagactataACCCAGTCAGTCAGATATTAGCAGGCTTTCATGTATTATCCTTGTCGGCTACTTGTTTATACTTGCAGACCTTTTTAGTATTTTCTGCATCTATGATATTTCAGTCATACTCTtaagtagattttcatgttttATATTTACCTCTAGATCATagttataccacatgttgattcagccataCAGTTGATTTGCTCGGTCACATACAGTTAGACACCGAGTGACGTGTTATGCCCAGACCatggttcggggcatgacaaagcttagtatcagagccctaggttcaatAGTCCTAGAGATTCTATGAAGCATGTCCAATGGGGTCTCTTTTATGTGTGTGTGCGCACCACACATGTAAACAGTTGACCACCAAGACATCTAGGATTGTTCCATTTCCTTCATACTCTATATCGTGCAGTTAGAGCTATGCTTTCAGGAATCTTTATAACCCCTACGAATTGCGTATTTCAGAAAAATGCCTGCAAAAGAAAGTACACCAGGAGGGCCTCAGCTACTAGCCAGGGGGCGACAACTAATGCTACTCAGGAGGAGGACACTACGACCGAGGGGGTTGCACCGGGATTAGTGCCCAGTGCTTCAGACATGGATGTCAGTGGAGCTATCCAGTTGCTCACCCAGATTGTTGCTACTTAGGCTCAAAGGCAGGGAACAAGTGATGTTCATGGGACGGGTAGTTCCAGGTCTAGGGAATTCATCAACATGAAACCTCCCATCTTCACAGGATCCAAAAAGGATGAGGATCCACAAAACATCAATGATGAGGTTCAGAAGATATTTCGAGTGATGCATGCTACAGACACTGAGGCAGTAGAGCTTGCTGCGTACCATCTGAAGGATGTTGCCAACACTTGGTATGAAACCTGGGAAGAGTCCCGAGGGGAGGATGCAGATCCTGCGACTTGGAAGGAGTTTGCAGATGCGTTCCTTGAGCACTTTCTACCCATTGAGGTCTTGGAAGCTAAGGCTTTGGAGTTTGAGAGACTTAGATAGAATGATATGAGTGTGAATGAGTACTACCTCAAGTTCGTGTCTCTGGCCAAGTATGCTCCGAAAATGGTACGTGATATGAGGGCCAGAGTTAGGCGGTTTGTGTTGGGGCTTTCAGATGATTTGTTTGCTGTGCTAATATATCTACTCAGAATAATGACATGACCATCACTAAGATGGTTGCCTTTGTTCAAGGGAACGAAGACAGGTTGAAGGAAGAAGAGCGGCTATGGAGAGAGAAGGAGGGGGAATTCAACAAGAGAGCTAAGTCTGCAGGAAATTTCAACCATGGGGGATCTCAAACAGGAGGCAATCACTAGTTtttcaagaaatcaaaatcagGACCTGCTCCATCTTCAGCTAGTGCACCAGTTTAGAGGTCAAAGTTTAACAAGAAAAATCAGAATTTCAGAACAGTAGACTCACAATCACAGGCTAGTGTGGGCTACAGAGTCCCTGGTTACCCTATTTGCAACACGTGTGGTAAGAGGTACCCAGGTTGTGTCATTTGGGCACAAATGGTTGCTTTGGGTGCGGTCAGCAAGGACACTTCTTGAGGGATTGCCCATCGGCAAAGTAGAACAATGGAGGCAATACAGCTCAGTCCACTAATTCAGCAGCCCATCATAACTCTAAGGCCAAACAAAGGCGCGGTGCAGCAAAGTCTAATAATGTAGGCGGTGGTCGAAACCGCTTGTATGCATTGTCAGACCATCAGGATACAGAGGCTCATGGAGATGTTGTCATAGGTATGCTAACAATATTCACTTTTGATGTCTATGCTCTTATAGATCCGGGGTCCACCCTATCTTATGTAACCCTATATATTGCAAagaaatttgggatagaaccagaaaagTTGTGTGAACCCTTTGAAGTGTCCACTCCAATTGGAGAATCAGTTATAACAAGGTGTATCTATAGTGGATGTCCAATCAAAGTGCATCATCATCTTACTGCAGTAGACTTAGTAGAATTGGagatggtagacttcgatgtaatcatgggcatggattggttagagTCCTATTATGCCACAGTGGGTTGTAGAACCAAAATAGTAAGTTTTGAATTTCCTGGTGAACTAGTCTTAGAATGGAAGGGTGATGTAGTAACACCTAGGGGTTGGTTTATTTCATATCTTAAAGCCAGAAAGATGATCTCCAAGGAATATATCTATCTACTGGTTCGAGTTAAGGATATAGATGCTCAGATCCCCACTCTCCAGTCGGTACCAATTGTAAATGAGTTTCCATAAGTGTTTTCCGAATATCTCCCTAGAGTCCCTCCCGATAGagagattgactttggaattgatcTACTTCCAGGCACTAAGCCGATATCTATTCCGCCTTATAGAATGgctccagcagagttgaaagagttaaaagtCCAGTTGAAAGATCTTCTAGATAAGGGATTTAAGGCCAAGtgcctcaccttggggtgcaccggtcttGTTTGTCCGAAAGAAGGATGGGTCTTTACGTATGTGCATTTACTATCGTCAAttgaataaagtcaccatcaataaAAAGTACCCTCTTCCCAGAATAGATGATTTATTTGGTCAACTTTAGGGTGCCCAGTGTTATTCCAAGATTGACCTCAGatcgggataccatcagttgaaggttAAGGAAGTTGATATTCCAAAAAAGCTTTTAGGACTCGATATCGGCATTtcgaatttttggtaatgtcattCGGTTTAACGAACGCACCAGCAActttcatggaccttatgaatagggtcttcaagccttatcttgatttgttcgttatcgtgtttattgatgacatcttgatttattccGTAGCGAGACTTACCATGCAGAACATCTTAGAATTGTGTTGCAGACACTGCAGGATCACAagctatatgcaaaattttctatgtgtgaattctggttgaaatcAGTAGCATTTTTGGGCCATGTCATCTCAGGGGAAGGTGTGAAGGTGGACTTtcagaaaatagaggcagtgaagaattggcctagacccacctcCGTATCCGAtataagaagtttcttgggtctaGCAGGTTATTATAGgcattttgtagagggattttcttctatcTCGTCCCCTTTGACTAGATTAACTCAGAAGAAAATCAAGTTTAAATAGTCGGACGCGTGCATGAAAAGTTTTGAggagttaaagaagaggttgacttCAGCTCCAGTCCCGACACTACCAGAAGGAACCGAAAGGTTCgttgtttattgtgatgcttcaggggTTAGTCTTGGGTATGTATTAATGCAGCATGGTAAAGTCATAGCCTATGCGTCGAGGCAACTCAAggctcacgagaagaattatccgactcATGATCTTGAATCAACAGCTGTGGTGTTTGCGCTTAAAATCTGGCGCCATTATTTTTATGGGGTACATGTTGACATTTttacagatcacaagagtctccaGTGCATCTTCAAGCAAATAGAATTAAATCTACGTCAGAGGAGGTGGCTCGAattacttaaagattatgatgttgATATCCTCTATCATCTGGGGAAGGCAAATATTGTAGCCGATGCTCTCAGTCGGCATTCTATGGGAAGCTTAGCTCATGTTGAGGCAGACAAGCAAACTATGATGAAGGAAGTCCACCGGTTAGCAAGTCTAAGAGTTTGACTTTTGGACTCCGAAGATGGTGGTGTTCAGTTCTCCAGAACAGGGCTGAatcctccttagtagccgaagtaaaagaaaaatagtttagTGATCCCTACTTATTGCAGCTGAAGGAAGGAATTCACAAACACAAAACTATGGCTTTTgaacaagggggagatgatggtactttgagatAGAGAGGCAGACTATGCGTTCCAAACGTAGATGGGCTCAGAGAGCAGATTATGTCAGAAGCCCACAATTCTAGGTATTCTATCCACTAGGttccacgaagatgtatcatcaTCTTAAGGAGGTTTACaggtggaacgatatgaaaaagaatatagcagacttcgtggctaaGTGTccaaattatcagcaggtgaaagtCAAACACCAGAGACCTAGCGGTTTAACTCAAAATATAGAAATTCCCATTTGGAAATAGGAAAtgataaacatggacttcatAACAGGTCTACCTCGCTCATTCCAGAAGCATGAtttgatttgggtgattgtagaccgaCTTACCAAGTAAACTCACTTCTTGCTAGTGAAGACTACAGATTCGGCCAAggattatgccaagttgtatatcaaagagaTTGTCCGATTGCATGGGACTCCTTTATCCATTATCTCAGATCGTGGTGCTCAGTTCATAGCAAACTTTTGGAAATCCTTTCAGAAGGGATTGGGCACAAGGGTGAACCTTAGCACCGCTTTTCATGCTCAGACAGATGGCCAGGTGGAGTGCACCATTCATACTCTTGAGGACATATTGCGGGCgtgtgttattgattttaaagGTAATTGGGACGATCATCTACCTCTcgttgagtttgcttataataacagctatcactctagtatcaagatggcacTGTACGAAGCTCTGTATGGGCAAAGGtgtatcaggctatggagaaagtcaacTTGATACAAAGTCATTTGAAGACGGCTCAAAgtcgccaaaagtcctattcggacgTGCGGCGTAGAGACTTAGCGttccaagttgatgattgggtgtttctgaaaGTATCGCCCATGAAAggagttatgagatttgggaagaaggggaaactTAGTCCCCACTATATTGGTCCATATAGAATCCCGCGAAAGATCGGACAAgtggcttatgagttagaatttccacAAGAACTAGCTGctgtacacccggtgtttcatgtgtccatgttgaagaaattCATGGGAGACCCGTCACTTGTGGTTCCTACAGAGGTTATAGGGGTTAAAGACGGCCTGTCTTACGAAGAAATTCCAGTGGCTATTCTTGATCATCAAATCTGCAAGCTCAAAACTAAGGAAattgcttcagtaaaagtgctTTGGAGGAATCAAAAGGTTAAAGAGGCTACATGGGAAGCCGAGGaggacatgaagtctagatatcccctTCTCTTTGAAGAGCAAAAGGAAAATGTGGAAGGTAATTAACCTTTCCATTCAGGTATTATATTATAATCTTTATGTCCTTCAGTATTTACTCAGCTTAGTATTTAGTGATCACGTGATCGTCCAGTTTGATATACATGTATTCATGATATTTCAGTATTCTCATATCTCCATCACACACGTTTAATGTCCATAGATAGCCGTTGTTGCAGCCAGAaccatcattcgaggacgaatgattccaagggggagataatgtaacaccccgtaaaatTCGActtaggtatgaatgagttaaaggagtagtaaggatatattttgaagatgtgaagtcccatcgggatgattatgagtaaaaatagttgtttcaaaatcaagatggaaagtgaggtgcataagatttgacaaaatagACTATGTTTGTAGAAGGTCTATCTTCCAACAATGTTTAGTGAAAATGTGTAACGAATTGGAAAAACTCAAAGCATGAAATTGTTGGACTTTGAAATATCTTTCCAAttatatattgtggagcccaaacggagctTTGTGCAAAAGATTATGCCCGTTTTACAGAATGGTGTGTAACCATCGCGGTCCGGCCACGTTTTTATCGCGATCGCAGTGGTGAGGTAGTGTCCCAGTGATTTACCGTGGTCGCGTCGACTGGGACGCGGTGGACAACTTGGGAAGTCATTTTTTAGCCTTATTTCATCCCCCACAGCCCctaaaacataaaaacttgctctagaaagtaaagctctcaaaaacctaactctttaagggtccctccaccacccaaggtaagttctaatggtgattctaacttaatttcaattttccaacatcttattaacatgggtaaaccctccatatcattagatattcgattgggacatcattgttgagagaaggaagCCTAGAACTTGAATTCAAAgggtttgaacttcaaaaaggtaatgtcttcaccctctaattgattctagcattggtttaatgattataaaccctagttcatgagatatgagttgatgggtttgatagaaaagcatgaacgattATAGGGTTGGGGTGTTGAGTGTTGATttttggttaagggtgttgtttaccttatgggcgatgaagaataatgttgattataatcatttgagactttagaatttatctaggaacaAGAGAATGAGTTgttgggtgtagagacaccattaataaggactatgaagttTTATTTTTactaagtgtttgataaaatacttaagtgaccaaaacatgagcatcatagctaatatggaatccctttgacttgtattgctgTAGATTAAAGTTGAGAGGgttgacaaatgttgtattacgctcaagggcaggaagttaaggtatgtaaggctaactctttacattgggaatgtttatgattctccctacgtccTATTCATTATGACCATTACCAGTTTCCTCAAAAAGTAATTATGCCTTAGTTCCCCGAATAgtagtagaacttctattctctagatgacatagttttataatcattcgatattctatgagtttcagttatgaAAAATCAACTTATTATGAGTACCCATCTCAGTCTAATACTATTCactattccagtatcatgtagcccattatggctcattatttcagtatcatgtactgcagtatgattcttagttcctaatttttatattcttgaaagttgaacacctgtatttgggcctgaggctgcaaTTTCTGTTTTATGTATCTTTGGGCAtgaggccgcagttatgtatacgtatacttgggcccgaggccacaGTTGTGCATATATATATGTCCTGAGGCCACAGTTTAATATTCAGttaaacatgttgttcatcattcagaagagggagtattcatatccttacttccttgttcAATTACCAGTTTATCAGCTAGCAGTTCAGTTTGagtttcagtatttacagttCTTTTCTTCAGCTGTTTTACaaaccagtgcaattcaaatgtgctgacgtcccttttgcccggggtaCATCTTGCGATATAGGTATTGATTTTCAGGTTGACGATTCTGCTTCCTAGGACatctcgtatcagctattggtAAGCCCCAGTCTTTCGGGGCCTTAtctctcttttgttttagtcATTATAGTATTTCAGTTAATAAATTATACCGGGGACCTTGTCTCGGTAAACAGTTAGTATTTTTAGTGTTctttagaggcttcatagactataACCCAGTCAGTTAGATATTAGTAGGCTTTcatgtgttagccttgtcggctaCTTGTTTATACTTGCAGACCTTTTTAGTATTTTCCGCATCTATGATATTTCAGTCATACTCTtaagtag
Proteins encoded in this region:
- the LOC142176558 gene encoding uncharacterized protein LOC142176558 is translated as MKGVMRFGKKGKLSPHYIGPYRIPRKIGQVAYELEFPQELAAVHPVFHVSMLKKFMGDPSLVVPTEVIGVKDGLSYEEIPVAILDHQICKLKTKEIASVKVLWRNQKVKEATWEAEEDMKSRYPLLFEEQKENVEVYQLAVQFEFQYLQFFSSAVLQTSAIQMC